Sequence from the [Clostridium] scindens genome:
GTTACCTTAATGATAGCACTTTTTCTTACTGCCAATTTTAAACCGTCTAAAATGCACACATGTGCGTTTTGGAGCGACTTGATAATAGTCAAAATACTCAATTTATGATATTCTTATGGTTAAAAGGGAGAGGAGGCCATGCATGAACGCAAAAGAATTAAAAAAATATAGTCTTCTAGCAGAAGTAGCCTGTGATTATTATGAAAGAGGCTTAGATCAGAACTGCATTGCCGATCGGCTATGCCTCTCTCGTACCAGAGTATCCCGCTTGCTGAAGGAAGCGCAGGAAAAAGGGATCGTCAATGTAAAGGTAACCATCAACTATCCTTATGAACGACATTTTGAGTTGGAAGAACGCTTGAAAAACAGATTTTCATTAGATGATGTGCGGGTTTTGAATAACCGGAACCGGATCAAGGAGACGATCCCGAATGATGTTGGCAATCTCGCGGCCACATATATAACGGAGCATCTCAAGAAAGATATGGTCATCGGTACTTCCTGGGGCACGACTCTGGCTAACACCGTCGAACATCTGTCTGAGAGCGCGACTCCTCTACAGGTGGTACAGTTAATGGGATCTGTCCCTTGCAGTTCCCCTTCATATACGCCGCAGGGAGTAGTAGCCAATATGGCTTCTGCTTTAAAATGCCATGGAAGTTTTTTAAATATGCCGCTTTTTATAGAAGATGATTATGTTCGCGCTTCTATGCGTCAGGATAAAAACAATCAAAAAATATTGAATCAGGGAATGTTCGCCGACATGGTGCTTACCAGTATCAATGATCTGGAAAGCGTCAATAAGAAGAACTTCTGGCTGGGGTATATGACGCCTCAGATGTATCAGGAAATCTGCGACAAAGGTGCCGTTGGCGCTCTATTCGCAAGATTTTTTGACGAGGCTGGAAATGAAATCGACTGCACCTGGAATCATTGCTGCGTATCCATCTCCTTCAAGCATATCATCAATGTCCCCAATGTCGTCTGTATTGCCTCTGGAATCCAAAAAGCGAAGGCCGTATCAATCGCCATACAAAAGAAATATATCAATACATTAATCACGGACGGAACGACAGCGTCCGCTATCATGGGACTAATCTAAAAACTCCCATCCGGGTGACAAACTATTGCTTGTCTTCCCGGATGGGAATTTTTCATATAGGGCCAAAGCCCTTTCTTTATTCGTTTATACTCTTCTACAATATCTTGGACAGGAATTCCTGAAGCCTCGGATCCTTCGGGTTTCCAAAGAATTCTTCCGGGATTCCCTGCTCTTTGATCTGGCCTTCATCCATGAAGATCACTCTGGTAGCGACTTCTTTGGCAAATCCCATCTCATGCGTGACGACCACCATGGTCATCCCGTCTCTGGCAAGCTTCTTCATCAGTTCCAATACTTCCCCGACCATCTCCGGATCCAGCGCTGAGGTAGGCTCGTCAAAAAGCATTACATCCGGATCCATAGCCAATGAGCGGATAATGGCAATACGCTGCTTCTGGCCGCCTGAAAGTTGGGATGGATAAGCATTCGCCTTCTCCTCAAGCCCTACCAGCTCCAGTAGTTCCATTCCCCGCTTCTCAGCCTCTTCCCTGCTATTTCCTAAGAGTTTAATCGGAGCCAGGGTAATATTCTGAAGAATCGTCTTATGGGGAAACAGATTGAAATGCTGGAATACCATGCCCATCTTCTGACGGTGCTTGTTGATATCCACATTCTTATCCGTAATATCGGTTCCTTCAAAGTATACATGTCCTCTGGAAGGCGTCTCCAGCAGATTCAAGGAACGCAGGAAGGTGGATTTGCCAGAGCCTGAAGGCCCGACGATTACCACTACCTCCCCTTTCCTGATCTCCTCGGAAACTCCGTTAAGCGCATGCA
This genomic interval carries:
- a CDS encoding sugar-binding transcriptional regulator, with the translated sequence MNAKELKKYSLLAEVACDYYERGLDQNCIADRLCLSRTRVSRLLKEAQEKGIVNVKVTINYPYERHFELEERLKNRFSLDDVRVLNNRNRIKETIPNDVGNLAATYITEHLKKDMVIGTSWGTTLANTVEHLSESATPLQVVQLMGSVPCSSPSYTPQGVVANMASALKCHGSFLNMPLFIEDDYVRASMRQDKNNQKILNQGMFADMVLTSINDLESVNKKNFWLGYMTPQMYQEICDKGAVGALFARFFDEAGNEIDCTWNHCCVSISFKHIINVPNVVCIASGIQKAKAVSIAIQKKYINTLITDGTTASAIMGLI
- a CDS encoding amino acid ABC transporter ATP-binding protein, which produces MTTNNGDVLIKVEELHKIFGELHALNGVSEEIRKGEVVVIVGPSGSGKSTFLRSLNLLETPSRGHVYFEGTDITDKNVDINKHRQKMGMVFQHFNLFPHKTILQNITLAPIKLLGNSREEAEKRGMELLELVGLEEKANAYPSQLSGGQKQRIAIIRSLAMDPDVMLFDEPTSALDPEMVGEVLELMKKLARDGMTMVVVTHEMGFAKEVATRVIFMDEGQIKEQGIPEEFFGNPKDPRLQEFLSKIL